From a region of the Candidatus Hydrogenedentota bacterium genome:
- a CDS encoding HD domain-containing protein, whose amino-acid sequence MKKQFVATIQEGDTVNDYFLAARKDLREQANGSKFLGMVFKDRTGEIGGILWNNAASIARQFEIGDVVNVRGNVTSYQDRLQIRVEQVVPLAENEFEKSDLIETSADTEAHLAAFRELMGSIAGEWLSRLTKAFLDDEAFMERFTQASAGKKWHHAQPGGLLRHCLEMARIACTMCELYPNIDRDLLLAGCFLHDIGKLDEMSQDMLVEYSTAGKLLGHLEIGCEMVRKKMDAIPGFPEPLRMHLIHLILSHHGELVNGSPVVPKTLEAMVLCQCDNLDAQADAFTRVIRETRERHLEWSDYIPLIDRQIWAK is encoded by the coding sequence ATGAAAAAGCAATTTGTAGCGACCATTCAGGAAGGCGATACCGTCAACGACTATTTTCTTGCCGCCCGGAAAGACCTGCGCGAGCAGGCCAACGGCAGCAAGTTTCTCGGCATGGTGTTCAAGGACCGAACGGGCGAGATCGGCGGGATTTTGTGGAACAATGCGGCCTCGATTGCCCGGCAGTTCGAAATCGGCGACGTCGTCAACGTGCGCGGAAACGTGACCAGCTACCAAGACCGCCTGCAAATCCGCGTCGAACAGGTCGTGCCGCTCGCCGAAAACGAATTCGAGAAATCCGATCTGATCGAAACGTCCGCGGACACGGAGGCGCACCTGGCGGCCTTCAGGGAACTGATGGGAAGCATCGCCGGAGAATGGCTGTCCCGCCTGACAAAAGCCTTCCTCGACGACGAGGCATTCATGGAGCGTTTCACGCAGGCGTCGGCGGGCAAGAAATGGCACCATGCGCAACCGGGCGGCCTGCTGCGGCATTGCCTCGAAATGGCGCGCATCGCCTGCACGATGTGCGAACTGTACCCGAACATCGACCGGGATCTCCTGCTGGCGGGGTGTTTTCTCCACGACATCGGCAAACTCGACGAGATGAGCCAGGACATGCTGGTCGAATACAGCACGGCGGGCAAACTGCTCGGCCATCTCGAAATCGGCTGCGAAATGGTCCGCAAGAAGATGGACGCGATACCCGGTTTCCCGGAGCCGCTGCGCATGCACCTGATCCACCTGATTCTGTCGCATCACGGCGAACTCGTCAACGGATCCCCCGTGGTGCCCAAGACCCTCGAGGCGATGGTGCTGTGCCAATGCGACAATCTCGACGCGCAAGCCGACGCCTTTACACGAGTCATCCGCGAGACCCGCGAACGCCATCTCGAATGGTCGGACTATATCCCCCTGATCGACCGGCAAATCTGGGCCAAGTGA
- a CDS encoding ammonium transporter, with amino-acid sequence MNKDGRKYWLTAAIAFAAAGPAAAQDAAGPAIDSGDTAWMLTSMALVLFMTIPALALFYGGLVRTKNVLSVLMQCFSITALVTVLWVVYGYTLAFDQTGMEAGTLNLRSFIGGFAKIFSKGVSVESIHPLAPTIPETVFYCFQLTFAIITPALIIGAFAERMKFSALMWFMGLWFTLVYLPVCHMVWAGDGSFMGSYLGVLDFAGGTVVHINAGIAALICALVLGKRHGYGHEVMAPHNMGMTVTGAAMLWVGWFGFNAGSAVSAGASAGMAMLVTHAATATATLVWMAIEWIKHGKPSALGAATGAVAGLVAITPASGFVGPMGALCIGAAAGGICFWSATSLKRMCGYDDSLDAFGVHGVGGTVGAILTGVFASSALGGVKADLNIVHQVGMQLLGSAITVVYCGVLTLIILKVIDAAVGLRASLEDEVTGLDLTQHGEVGYNL; translated from the coding sequence ATGAACAAGGACGGTAGGAAATATTGGTTGACAGCGGCCATCGCGTTCGCGGCGGCCGGCCCGGCCGCGGCCCAGGATGCCGCCGGACCCGCAATAGATTCGGGGGACACGGCATGGATGCTGACCTCGATGGCGCTGGTGCTGTTTATGACGATTCCGGCGCTTGCGTTGTTTTACGGCGGCCTAGTGCGAACGAAGAACGTGTTGTCGGTCTTGATGCAATGTTTCAGCATCACGGCGCTGGTGACCGTGCTGTGGGTGGTTTACGGCTACACACTGGCCTTCGATCAGACCGGAATGGAGGCCGGAACGCTGAATTTGCGCTCGTTCATCGGCGGTTTCGCAAAAATTTTCTCGAAGGGGGTTTCGGTTGAAAGCATCCATCCGCTGGCGCCCACGATTCCCGAAACGGTCTTCTACTGTTTTCAGTTGACCTTCGCAATCATCACGCCGGCGCTGATTATCGGCGCCTTTGCGGAACGCATGAAGTTCTCCGCGCTGATGTGGTTCATGGGCTTGTGGTTCACCCTGGTGTACCTTCCGGTATGCCACATGGTGTGGGCGGGCGACGGCTCGTTCATGGGCAGTTACCTTGGGGTGCTCGATTTCGCGGGGGGCACGGTGGTCCACATCAATGCGGGCATCGCGGCGCTGATCTGCGCCCTGGTATTGGGCAAACGCCACGGGTACGGGCATGAAGTCATGGCGCCGCACAACATGGGCATGACGGTGACCGGCGCGGCGATGCTGTGGGTCGGCTGGTTCGGATTCAACGCGGGCAGCGCGGTGTCCGCGGGCGCTTCGGCCGGCATGGCTATGCTCGTCACCCACGCGGCCACGGCCACGGCCACGCTGGTCTGGATGGCCATCGAATGGATCAAACACGGCAAACCGAGCGCGCTCGGCGCGGCCACGGGCGCCGTCGCCGGACTCGTGGCGATTACGCCCGCTTCCGGATTCGTGGGACCGATGGGCGCGTTGTGCATCGGGGCCGCGGCGGGCGGCATCTGCTTCTGGAGCGCCACTTCGCTCAAACGCATGTGCGGATACGACGACTCGCTCGACGCATTCGGCGTCCACGGCGTCGGCGGCACGGTCGGCGCCATCCTGACGGGCGTTTTTGCCTCGTCCGCGCTCGGCGGGGTCAAGGCGGACCTGAACATCGTGCACCAGGTGGGCATGCAACTGTTGGGCAGCGCCATCACCGTGGTGTATTGCGGCGTGCTGACCTTGATCATTTTGAAGGTGATTGACGCGGCCGTCGGACTGCGCGCCAGCCTCGAAGACGAAGTCACGGGACTTGATCTCACGCAACACGGCGAAGTCGGCTACAACTTGTAA